The following coding sequences are from one Oncorhynchus clarkii lewisi isolate Uvic-CL-2024 chromosome 20, UVic_Ocla_1.0, whole genome shotgun sequence window:
- the LOC139376658 gene encoding myocardin isoform X6 — MTLLGSEHSILIRSKFRSVNHGKFPKQEDSYAFEEDSSSDSLSPEQHHSDESQGSACPSSEAMGSTPSSSSSPALTSPKQGCQNRDPSDQSKEDGLSAANNGLSATPPIPVPAIVKSKTSDKNRHKKPKDVKPKVKKLKYHQYIPPDQKPEKSPPPMDSAYARLLQQQQLFLQLQILSQQKHAHTHSQHTHSQHTQAHAHQRQPSFSYQPLHQPVQAQKQSSEQLTVGSSSVTTNMINSSSSSPVKTTYSGQTSISPVKPGPLPPNLDDLKVSELRQQLRIRGMPVSGTKTALIERLRPFKDPTSSPSHSGSNDITTVTFPVTPTGSLSSYQSPSSSSALSQGGYYPYPSTSSTPPISPASSDLSRSGSLPDSFSDVPMSSPPQFGLQPSPAQLSSEEGLGGGGLSGAGLRGGEGGGMEGLEAEKDKMLVEKQKVIEELTWKLHQEQRQVEELKMQLHKRKRCHAATHEGVPAPSQPHHLHLQQSPSLMGQHFFGVTVKQEPMSLSSSCPLSSPKHLKSPPGSCMEGMGHCGASLTNMGGPGGQRCLDSVPSSGSPSGMSAFLSPQCSPQDSPIAKTSSSSQPSSPNNPYLLSPPLGRDGCSHSLNQTSTRPRNMQIQQKNGGQAVNCSYPSDQRGLQSVFPNSTDNGLIHRVNTKAKNPNMQQKMAILPSPRHVGQKCPVSTPAFCSSDSTAFDSRQPPCYEDAVKQQLTRSQQMDELLDVLIESGEMPANAREERERSSVTKVVPHITVSPGTTCLAVPKFNQRHYEHLPPSQLNYDHTANHIADSHLENLLGSPLGRGGEVALLKMAAEEAGEGEERGDGPEGYPSTNHHHHHHPHQHPHQDKLLPNRDLMETPTPLSAIHPINAKVSSVAEAQGMVGMTFSESPWETMEWLDLTPPSSATGFNSVPAAGPSIFNTEFLDVTDINLNTAMDLHLEHW, encoded by the exons tgaacCATGGGAAGTTTCCTAAGCAGGAGGATTCGTATGCGTTCGAGGAGGACAGCAGCAGTGACAGTCTGTCTCCAGAGCAACACCACAGTGACGAGTCCCAGGGGTCCGCATGCCCCTCCTCTGAGGCCATGGGcagcaccccctcctcctcctcatcaccagCCCTCACTAGCCCTAaacag GGGTGTCAGAACAGGGACCCGTCTGATCAGAGCAAGGAAGATGGCTTGTCTGCGGCTAACAATGGGCTGTCTGCCACCCCACCCATACCTGTCCCTGCCATAGTCAAG TCCAAGACATCGGACAAAAACCGCCACAAGAAGCCCAAAGACGTGAAGCCCAAGGTGAAGAAGCTGAAGTACCACCAGTACATCCCTCCGGACCAGAAGCCCGAGAAGTCTCCCCCTCCCATGGACTCAGCCTACGCCAGGCTACTGCAGCAACAACAGCTCTTCCTACAGCTGCAGATCCTCAGCCAgcagaaacacgcacacacacactcccagcatACACACTCCCAACACACACAGGCCCATGCACATCAACGGCAGCCTAGTTTCAGCTACCAGCCCCTGCACCAGCCAGTCCAAGCCCAAAA ACAATCCAGTGAGCAGCTGACGGTGGGTAGCTCCAGTGTTACTACTAACATGATCAACAGCAGCTCGTCGTCTCCAGTTAAGACCACATACTCTGGTCAAACCAGCATCTCACCAGTCAAACCTGGTCCTCTGCCACCTAACCTGGATGACCTGAAG GTGTCAGAGCTCAGGCAGCAGCTTCGTATCCGGGGCATGCCCGTCTCAGGCACCAAGACAGCCCTCATTGAGAGACTCCGCCCCTTTAAGGACCCCACCTCAAGCCCCTCGCATTCAGGCTCCAATGACATCACCACGGTCACCTTCCCTGTCACCCCCACGGGGTCCCTGTCCTCCTACcagtccccctcctcctccagcgCACTCTCCCAGGGGGGATATTACCCTTACCCCAGCACCTCCTCCACCCCACCCATCTCCCCCGCTTCCTCAGACCTCTCCCGTAGCGGCTCGCTCCCAGACAGCTTCAGCGACGTGCCCATGTCCTCTCCTCCACAGTTTGGCCTCCAGCCGTCCCCGGCCCAGCTCAGCTCTGAAGAAGGCCTGGGGGGAGGGGGTCTGAGTGGGGCAGGACTACGGGGAGGTgaaggtggagggatggagggtctGGAGGCAGAGAAGGATAAGATGTTGGTGGAGAAACAAAAAGTGATCGAGGAGCTGACGTGGAAGCTGCACCAGGAACAGAGACAG GTGGAGGAGCTCAAGATGCAGCTGCACAAGAGGAAGCGTTGCCATGCCGCCACACATGAGGGTGTCCCGGCTCCGTCCCAGCCCCACCACCTGCACCTGCAGCAATCCCCCTCGCTGATGGGGCAGCACTTCTTTGGAGTGACTGTCAAACAGGAGCCCAtgtccctctcctccagctgccccctctcctcccccaagcACCTGAAGAGTCCTCCAGGAAGCTGCATGGAGGGGATGGGCCACTGCGGTGCCTCTCTGACCAATATGGGGGGCCCTGGTGGGCAACGATGCCTGGACTCAGTCCCCTCCTCTGGAAGTCCCTCTGGCATGTCTGCCTTCCTCAGCCCCCAGTGCTCTCCTCAAGACTCGCCCATCGCCAAGACCTCCAGCAGCTCCCAGCCTTCCTCCCCCAACAACCCCTACCTGCTGTCACCGCCGCTGGGCAGAGACGGGTGTAGCCACTCCCTCAACCAGACCAGCACCAGGCCCCGCAACATGCAG ATTCAGCAGAAGAATGGAGGACAGGCTGTGAACTGCTCCTATCCCTCTGACCAGAgaggccttcagtcagtgttcccCAACTCGACCGACAACGGCCTGATCCACAGGGTCAACACTAAGGCTAAGAACCCAAACATGCAGCAGAAG ATGGCAATATTGCCCTCTCCCCGGCACGTTGGCCAAAAGTGCCCAGTCTCAACCCCGGCCTTCTGTAGCTCAGATTCAACTGCATTCGACTCTAGACAGCCCCCTTGCTATGAGGATGCAGTCAAGCAG CAACTGACTAGGAGTCAGCAGATGGATGAGCTTTTGGATGTGCTCATAGAGAGTGGAG AGATGCCAGCTAACgccagagaagagagggagaggtcctCTGTAACCAAAGTTGTGCCTCACATTACAGTTTCCCCCGGAACCACCTGCCTCGCCGTCCCAAAGTTCAACCAAAGACACTACGAACACCTGCCCCCCTCCCAGCTCAACTATGACCACACAGCCAATCACATTGCAGACAGCCACCTGGAGAACCTGCTGGGAAGCCCCCTAGGCCGAGGGGGCGAGGTCGCCCTTCTCAAGATGGCTGCCGAGGAagcaggggagggggaggagaggggtgatgGACCTGAGGGCTACCCCAGcaccaatcaccaccaccaccaccaccctcaccAACACCCCCACCAGGACAAACTTCTCCCCAACAGGGACCTGATGGAAACGCCAACGCCTCTATCTGCCATCCACCCCATCAACGCCAAAGTGTCATCCGTGGCCGAGGCACAGGGGATGGTCGGCATGACGTTCAGCGAGTCGCCGTGGGAGACGATGGAATGGCTGGACCTGACGCCCCCAAGCTCGGCTACGGGGTTCAACTCCGTCCCGGCCGCCGGGCCAAGCATTTTCAACACAGAGTTCCTGGATGTCACAGACATCAACCTGAATACAGCCATGGACCTTCATCTAGAGCACTGGTGA